AGCCCAGGTTTCTTGGTTACCCCATGTTCCTCCATCCTCCTCCGCGTCCTCTTCAAGTCCTCCCATTGTTTCGCTCGTGCATATGTATTCGATAGCAGCACATACGAGCTGCCATGACTTGGTTTTGCGTCTGCCAACTTTGACGCAGTGAGCTCTGCCATGTCGACATCGCCATGTCTACGGCAGGCTGCTAGTAGCGAGCTCCAGATTACAAAACCAGGATCTTCAGGTAGATTGCTGGCAAGATTGAAGGCCTCCTTCAAGAACCCAGCACGGCCAAGGAGATCAACCAAGCAGCCATAGTGCTGGATCATTGGCCTGATGCCCATGCTCCTCATTAGGTCGAAGTACTTGAAACCTTCACTGACAAGCCCACCATGGCTGCAGGCGTTCAAGATGGCTACAAAGGTGACACCACTAGGCTCAATGCCCACCCGCCTCATCTCGATGAACAACCTCAATGCTTTCTCTGGTTGACCATGTGCTGCGAAACCCGCGATCAAAGAGGTCCAATGCTCCACATTCTTGGTGGTGACACTCAAGAAGCAACTGTGTGCAGCACCCATGCTCCCGCACCTCGTGTACATACTGATTAGCGCAACCCCAAGAGCACCGTCAAGTGAGAACTCCCGACGGAGAACATACCCATGTGCACTCTTCCCAATTCCAAGTAGACCAATGTCCCGAACAGCCAATATGAAGCCAACCATCGTGGCCTCATCTGGCGCCAACCCATAAGCCACAGTCATCTCGACAAACAAGTCCACTGCCTCCTGCGCCCACCCATTCCTTGCAAAACCAGCGATTATGGTGTTCCAAGAAACCACATTGCGCTGTGGCATTTCCACAGATACCTCCCATGCAGCGTCCAAGTCGCCATCTCTGACAAGCGCATCAAGCAGGACGTTCCAGGTGACCACCGTCCGGTCCGGCATTCCATCGAACACCTTGCGCGCGTCGCACACGCGGCCGAGCCGTGAGTAGGCTCGAACCAGGGAGGTGGACGCTTGGACATCGGAGACAGTCCGCGGGACACCGGACTTGACGAGGAGCGCGTGGATCTGCTCGACCTCGGCCACGGCGGCGGGCAGCCGCGCGCAGGCCGCGAGCGCGGGTATCAGCGCCGGGTTAGCGTGGAGGGCTCGGCCGGCGCGGAAGGCGCAGAGCGAGGCGTCGCCCGAGGGCGCGGCGGCGTTGGTGGCGGCCTTGGAGGGTCGGGGACGTGGCGGGAAACCTGAGGTCGAGGGCGAGAGCATCGAGAGCGCCAAATTGTTCATGGAAGCGTGCTCATGCACCCATCCCCATCCCATCACTGCAACCTGGACAAGGATAACATGTCCTCTGGCTCTCTATTTTCTTTTCGTTCCAACAGTATCTCATATATGCGCATAGCCAAagtatataattttttttcagTTTAACTTACGTTACGTTTGCTACGTAACCTGTTTGCATTGGATCTATTAACAACTAATATTTAGCTGACTAATAGTTCAGTGCTTATTAACTCGGTGATATTTGGATCACTAacttgtgacaaaagggtaccacagaagctaaaaagcaagttttataggatggcgattagacctgctatgttgtatggtgcagaatgttggcctacgaaaaaacaacatattcaacagctaagtgtcgcagaaatacgtatgttgcgttggatttgcggtcatacgagaagggatcgagttcggaacgatgatatacgtgagagattaggggtagcgccaattgaagaaaagcttgtccaacaccggttgagatggtttggacatgtgcaacggagacctccagatgcaccggtacgtagtggaatcctaagtcaggatagtaacgtgaagagaggcagaggaagaccgaagttgacttgggtagaggcaataaaagaagacttgaaaggatggaatatacccaaagacttagccatagatagaagtgcttggaagacagctattcacgtgcctgaaccttgattgcttctgttgggtttcaactctagtctaccccaacttatttgggacttaaaggctttgttgttgttgtatttggATCCACTAACTAAAAAAATGCATTGGTGGTTTTATATATGGAGCCTCTTTGGTAGGCTCAGGGCTCCGTATGGAGAGCCGGTCAATAGCCGGAGTTATTTTTTATCTGCGCAGGAGAAAcctaaaaaacgagcttcgcgcggctccttgctgtgggttcacgtcgtctagtgcgaaggagccgttttgccaaacgttttccagaacggcttcagctcctccagagaAGCTGCttcttcagaggagccagagccggagccattttcagagaagccagagccctgccaaacaggcccataATGTTCTCCCTTTCCTATTTGCTACTGCTAGGCAATGTGAATAGGGGTACATAGGAGTATTAGCTAAGTTTGAATAGCTAGTGAGATAGTTGTTGGCTAGGTACTTAACTAACAATTAACTGATTTATTAGTTGGATGAATTTAAAGGGGGCCATGGTTAAGTCTTGTTTGCTGCAGCTGCACCAACAACTTCATGAGTTTttgtgagctgtttttttttgctaaacATCTTTTTTTCAAAATAGCTCATTGTTGAAGCTCTTTTTTATGCCCTCACAAAGGAAAGGAGAGAAGTGAAGTTGGAAGAAAAGTAGTTTTTCACAACTCTCTCCCTCGATTTCCTCTCTCAACCATACATGAAGTTATTGGTGAAACTGTTTTGCTAAATAGTTTTTCCAAAACAGCTACGCCTCTCTCGCTCTCCTTGTTCTCTCACATCTCCGGCAATCCTCTGCCATTACCCCCCTTTTTCCCGACGGCGCATAGATCGGTTCGGCTCGACATGCAGCACATGGCCGGTCGCTAGCACATGGCCGCTCCATCTCCAAGTGCTACGTCGTGGCAGCCATAGCCTAGTGCAGCACCTCCCCAGACCTGGCAGCCACTAGCTattgtgtcgacagaatatcgtcgccagtcctccgagggatatcccacaaaggtagattgatcggcagagatacgtgtaattgagaacaagaaggcaatagagacacacgagttagataggttcaggccgtcagtatgatgtaataccctactcatgtagtctgttggattgtattggctatcgtataatattacgtgtgtttggagggggtctctGCCCATCTTATATAGTtcgagggcagggttacaagttggttagatctaggagataaccgaaaagtaataacagattaagaaatcatgggatcatacgtatcctaacaaatctcgtattatcttcaagatatcttcctTGTGTCTTACGGGAGGCGGCGAGTagcgtcgtgccccacaaggcttcatcttgtgggctgggccgcccctgggggcgcagcccatgtggtctgccatgggtatccggggtcatatcccccatagctagtccccgagcgccttgtatccgatGTGCATCACCGTCTTGAGCATGTTCAagtaggtgcgaacaaagccgagcagtcaaactcatggttcaACCACCATGATAAGTTGCTGAGCAGTTGTGAGCCGTTGCCGAGTAGCGTGAACTATCgtcgagcagcatgaaccatcgccgagcagtgtaaaCCGTCgtcgagcagcatgaaccatcgTCAAGTAGTGTAACCTAAGTACAGCTTGCCATAagaatgtaaggagctcaagttcagaatcaaaaaaaaattcacagtagaccaagtgtgcccacttagagtccaaccacgagaaagtgagatagtcttctttagcttcaagaggcgagaagtcttctagattaaagcaaacacactcgccgtaaggtgaagtgtgcccacttagtctccgagcctaacagtaggtgacgtagtcacgtggtgccagggtctaaagtaAAGAAAAGtaaaaaaccagccgagcagcagccagtccctgggcgtagcctcgagatgagaaaagcacattcaccataaggtgaagtgtgcccacttagtccccgagcctgacagtaggtgatgtggtcacgtggtgccagggtcagaaacagcagtcaacagaagaaagtccctagtacggtgaggaaccaagtcatagTGTTGACGTTGTCCTCGAGCCACatgaggaaatcttggagaaaacaaatcctaGAGAAAAAGCtgaagtaatggttgtacagtagtaattactgagccgtaacagatggcggagaagtcggcgaatattcgATGAGCAGTAACAAATTACGGCGATAAATGGGCGATATGAGCTGCAGTTGCACGAAAGCCCAGTTAATGGCCCACCACGCTGTTGCGGAGAATTTggagtggcgcaaatcatgggagcggtttcccaaaaaccctcgaatgcgaaaggtggGAGGAATGTTTTATAACTACGTCATCGCAccccatgctcccacctttgccattttgtcgtttcatcttcctccttagcccttGCACTTCTAGATTCACACACGCTCCCACCGCTAATCCCAAaatagatctgagagatggcgtcaAAGAAGGGAGCTGGAAACCCAAAGAAGGCGGCCGCCGGAGCCAGCCGCGACAATGAGTGGGTGCCGTCGGTCATGGGGGAGGCGAAGATCAACAGGATGGTGGGAGCGGGCGTTCTCCCAGATCGTGTCACCACCAGATGGCGGCCAGTCAgcggtgagccctttccaatgccCCATACCAACAAAGCCATAGTTTTTGCGGATTATTTCTGGTGTGGGTTAGATTTTCCCGTTCATCCATTCTTGAGGGATCTGCTGGAATTCTAGGTcattagtctgtgcaacctccatccagacaccatcttgcacatcttcatcttcatccacTTCTGTGAGACATATCTTGGAGTTCTTCCCCAATTCAACCTCTTCTGTCATCTATTCTGGCTAAAGAAAAAGGGTGGCGGCGGTTCAAAGGTGGTCGGCGGTGTGTATCTTCAACTCCGCAATGGGATGGCGAGTGAGTACATCATTGTACCACTAAACACctcgctaaaggggtggaacaccaggtggttctacatgaagtagaACCATCTCGCCATCCACTGCGATGTCGACCATGTTccagagaaccagaggagctagtCAGAGAAGCCAAGCAGTGTcgacatggagcaggtgagggaggtCCTCGACCTAATAAAGGGCATGAAAATTAATGGCAGACTAGTGGCAGCGAGCATCATAGTGTGCCGtgtctagccctgcaaggagagggcccacataGGCTATGACTTCAAGGGTGACAATGATGGTACCTGAGAGAGCTCGGGGAGGCTGTTGAAGGATGAAGTGCTAGAGTGGGccatagag
The sequence above is drawn from the Miscanthus floridulus cultivar M001 chromosome 15, ASM1932011v1, whole genome shotgun sequence genome and encodes:
- the LOC136508200 gene encoding pentatricopeptide repeat-containing protein At3g22690-like, translating into MGWGWVHEHASMNNLALSMLSPSTSGFPPRPRPSKAATNAAAPSGDASLCAFRAGRALHANPALIPALAACARLPAAVAEVEQIHALLVKSGVPRTVSDVQASTSLVRAYSRLGRVCDARKVFDGMPDRTVVTWNVLLDALVRDGDLDAAWEVSVEMPQRNVVSWNTIIAGFARNGWAQEAVDLFVEMTVAYGLAPDEATMVGFILAVRDIGLLGIGKSAHGYVLRREFSLDGALGVALISMYTRCGSMGAAHSCFLSVTTKNVEHWTSLIAGFAAHGQPEKALRLFIEMRRVGIEPSGVTFVAILNACSHGGLVSEGFKYFDLMRSMGIRPMIQHYGCLVDLLGRAGFLKEAFNLASNLPEDPGFVIWSSLLAACRRHGDVDMAELTASKLADAKPSHGSSYVLLSNTYARAKQWEDLKRTRRRMEEHGVTKKPGLSWIEEDGSVHSFVTADKLHMESEGIYQMLEDLKHNLTSSAYEPEPFALSEQL